Proteins encoded together in one Bactrocera neohumeralis isolate Rockhampton chromosome 4, APGP_CSIRO_Bneo_wtdbg2-racon-allhic-juicebox.fasta_v2, whole genome shotgun sequence window:
- the LOC126756445 gene encoding cuticular protein 47Eg-like: MKFFVVLACFLAVAYANEEADVLRLDSEVNPDGFKYAYEFSNSIKAEQEGTLSGDALVAKGQYSFTSPEGEAVAVQYVADENGYQVVSANPPLPTPPPIPEAILKAIAYIEAHPSKE; the protein is encoded by the exons ATGAAATTCTTT GTCGTCCTTGCCTGCTTTTTGGCTGTAGCCTACGCCAACGAAGAAGCCGATGTCCTCCGTTTGGACAGCGAAGTGAACCCCGATGGCTTCAAATACGCCTATGAGTTCTCCAACTCCATCAAGGCTGAGCAAGAAGGTACCCTGAGCGGTGATGCTTTGGTCGCCAAGGGCCAATACTCGTTCACCTCCCCCGAAGGTGAAGCTGTTGCCGTCCAATATGTTGCTGATGAGAACGGTTACCAAGTTGTGAGCGCCAACCCACCACTCCCAACTCCACCACCAATCCCAGAGGCCATCCTTAAGGCTATCGCTTACATCGAAGCTCACCCATCCAAGGAATAA
- the LOC126756448 gene encoding larval cuticle protein 9-like yields MKFLIVFACLLAIAFANEEANVLRSEQEVEPDRFNYVLELDNGVLLEQQGRLEGDDVWTVDGSFKFISPEGEEVGWTYNADDTGFHPDPNSKWIHPIPEHIIKSIEYIKNHPSQE; encoded by the exons ATGAAGTTCCTT ATTGTATTCGCCTGCCTTTTGGCAATCGCCTTCGCCAACGAGGAAGCCAATGTACTTAGAAGCGAGCAAGAAGTTGAGCCCGATCGCTTCAACTATGTACTTGAACTCGATAATGGTGTGCTCCTAGAGCAGCAAGGTCGTTTGGAGGGTGATGATGTCTGGACGGTGGATGGCTCTTTCAAATTCATCTCGCCAGAAGGTGAAGAAGTCGGTTGGACCTATAATGCCGATGATACTGGTTTCCATCCCGATCCAAACAGCAAGTGGATCCATCCTATCCCTGAGCACATCATCAAGTCCATTGAGTACATTAAGAATCATCCAAGCCAAGAATAA
- the LOC126756455 gene encoding larval cuticle protein 9 translates to MKFVIVFACLFAIVLANEEANVLKNEQEVNPESFFYTLELDNHIRAEQKGSLEGKEAWIVTGEYEHLTPEGKTVKVTYKADETGYHPHVATVQ, encoded by the exons ATGAAATTCGTT ATCGTTTTCGCTTGCCTGTTCGCCATTGTGTTGGCCAACGAAGAAGCCAATGTTTTGAAGAACGAACAGGAAGTTAACCCAGAGAGCTTCTTCTACACTCTTGAGCTCGACAATCATATTAGAGCCGAACAAAAGGGTTCGCTGGAGGGCAAGGAAGCCTGGATCGTCACTGGTGAATATGAGCATCTGACGCCCGAAGGCAAAACTGTCAAAGTAACTTACAAGGCCGATGAGACCGGCTACCATCCACATGTTGCCACCGTGCAGTAA